One stretch of Riemerella columbina DNA includes these proteins:
- a CDS encoding decaprenyl-phosphate phosphoribosyltransferase: MKNYLKLMRVEQWVKNLFVFVPLFFSGQILNLHLFSLSCVAFIIFSLTASSIYIINDYMDIASDRKHPEKKHRPLASGAISKTSAKVLLGVLMLCVLVGISSGFYAQIGTMFQFATIILTYFVMNLAYTFKLKHIAIIDITIIAIGFVLRVLAGGYITGLIITQWAILLTFVLALVLAIGKRRGELINAQLTGKTRKALDGYNIQFADITLSLSCTLAIVCYLMFTLSPEVQERFHPRVFYTVIFVMFAFLRYLQQTLVYNKTESPTKIVYKDRYIQVTLVLWLVAFLYQIYAK, from the coding sequence ATGAAGAACTATCTAAAACTGATGCGAGTAGAACAATGGGTAAAAAATCTATTCGTTTTTGTGCCGCTATTTTTCTCTGGTCAAATTCTTAACCTACACTTATTTTCTCTTAGTTGCGTAGCGTTTATCATCTTCTCCCTTACCGCCAGTAGCATCTACATCATCAATGATTATATGGACATCGCTTCCGATAGGAAACATCCTGAAAAGAAACACCGTCCGCTTGCCAGTGGTGCCATTTCTAAAACCTCGGCAAAGGTATTGTTAGGGGTTCTGATGCTCTGCGTTTTGGTAGGAATAAGCTCTGGATTTTATGCTCAAATTGGCACGATGTTTCAGTTTGCCACCATTATTTTAACTTATTTCGTGATGAACCTCGCTTATACTTTTAAGTTGAAACACATCGCGATTATTGATATTACCATTATTGCCATCGGTTTTGTACTCAGGGTCTTGGCTGGGGGCTATATTACGGGGCTTATCATTACCCAATGGGCAATTCTCCTGACCTTTGTTTTAGCCTTAGTATTGGCGATAGGCAAGCGCCGTGGGGAGCTCATCAATGCCCAACTGACAGGCAAAACACGGAAAGCGCTGGATGGCTACAACATTCAGTTTGCGGATATTACCCTCTCGCTCAGTTGTACCCTCGCTATTGTTTGTTATCTTATGTTTACCCTCTCCCCAGAGGTGCAGGAGCGGTTCCACCCCAGAGTGTTCTATACGGTTATTTTCGTGATGTTCGCTTTCCTGAGGTATCTGCAACAGACTTTGGTGTATAACAAAACGGAATCTCCAACTAAAATTGTGTACAAAGACCGCTATATCCAAGTGACCTTGGTGCTGTGGCTGGTAGCTTTTCTCTACCAAATCTACGCGAAATAA